In Erigeron canadensis isolate Cc75 chromosome 1, C_canadensis_v1, whole genome shotgun sequence, a single window of DNA contains:
- the LOC122605349 gene encoding uncharacterized GPI-anchored protein At3g06035-like, translated as MEEKLKPRMFTTYSPKVGLLKMFSPRLICIYASLLVYAFLLLPTPGFSDEEDNLLQGINSFRQSRNLAALTKNDNANCVADEIAEALEHKACSSMAGPSIITSTQPRYADYSEIVKKCDIDINTTADGVILPVCVPKRVPTLVLTNYTQSSYASYLNNSRYSEVGIGKEEDWVVMVLTANTPAGTFSNMVAPRLSSVVHVSWALAVSIVIWFGIW; from the exons ATGGAAGAAAAGCTAAAGCCACGCATGTTCACCACGTATTCCCCAAAAG TGGGTCTACTAAAAATGTTTTCTCCAAGATTAATATGTATCTACGCTTCTTTGCTTGTTTATGCCTTCCTCTTGCTACCCACCCCTGGCTTCTCTG ATGAAGAAGACAATCTTCTACAAGGAATCAATAGTTTTCGCCAATCCAGGAACTTAGCAGCGTTGACTAAGAATGACAACGCCAATTGCGTGGCTGATGAAATCGCAGAAGCATTGGAACATAAAGCATGCAGCTCCATGGCAGGTCCAAGCATCATTACAAGCACCCAACCTCGGTATGCAGACTATTCTGAAATAGTAAAGAAATGCGACATTGACATTAACACTACTGCCGATGGTGTCATTTTGCCTGTATGTGTGCCAAAACGGGTCCCAACTCTTGTGCTCACAAACTATACGCAATCATCATACGCTAGCTATCTGAACAATTCGAGGTATAGTGAAGTTGGAATCGGCAAGGAGGAGGATTGGGTGGTAATGGTGTTAACAGCCAACACACCTGCCGGAACATTTTCCAACATGGTGGCACCGAGGCTTAGTTCAGTGGTTCATGTGAGCTGGGCTTTGGCTGTGTCGATAGTGATTTGGTTCGGAATATGGTAA